In the genome of Paenibacillus sp. FSL R5-0766, one region contains:
- a CDS encoding Wzz/FepE/Etk N-terminal domain-containing protein, which translates to MKVELKGYFRLLQKKLWLIVAIALIAGVGAGVKSIFFTQPIYEASSKLIVNQTSNVQGQAMMDFSMIQTNIKLINSYREIIKSSAIMDKVATTYPDLGLTSAQLMNSTSVSTASESQVMSITVQGTTYEKAAKTVNAISNVFQSQIPLIMKIDNVAILSEAKVDSNASPINMKTTLSIIVSLFAGLVLAIALVFLMDYLDDTFKSETELEKELGLPVLTVISKMKKDDLKNTKNYVSQQKVGDGKYVAANQ; encoded by the coding sequence ATGAAAGTGGAACTGAAAGGATATTTTCGACTCTTACAAAAGAAACTGTGGTTGATTGTTGCAATTGCTTTGATAGCCGGTGTGGGTGCAGGGGTCAAAAGCATTTTCTTCACCCAGCCCATCTATGAGGCAAGTTCCAAATTGATCGTGAACCAGACCTCTAACGTTCAAGGCCAAGCGATGATGGACTTCAGCATGATTCAAACCAATATCAAACTCATTAACTCTTACAGAGAAATTATTAAATCTTCCGCCATTATGGATAAAGTCGCTACCACGTATCCAGACCTGGGCTTAACCTCTGCTCAGCTCATGAATAGCACCTCCGTCTCTACAGCCAGCGAATCCCAAGTGATGAGCATAACTGTACAAGGGACTACCTACGAAAAAGCCGCAAAAACGGTCAATGCCATCTCCAACGTGTTCCAATCTCAAATCCCCCTGATCATGAAAATCGATAATGTGGCTATCCTCAGTGAAGCAAAAGTGGATAGTAACGCATCTCCAATCAATATGAAAACCACATTAAGCATCATTGTCAGTCTGTTCGCAGGTCTTGTGCTCGCGATTGCACTCGTATTCCTGATGGATTATCTGGATGACACATTCAAATCCGAAACTGAACTTGAAAAAGAGCTGGGCCTGCCTGTGCTTACAGTGATATCCAAAATGAAAAAAGATGATCTGAAAAATACGAAAAATTACGTATCTCAACAGAAAGTGGGGGATGGCAAATATGTCGCGGCTAACCAATGA
- a CDS encoding CpsD/CapB family tyrosine-protein kinase, which translates to MSRLTNENNSLVTYFNSKSQISEGYRKLRTNIQFSSIDSHIKKIMVASAESGEGKTTTISNLAVTYAQEGKKVLLIDADLRNPSLHQVFSVPNHIGLSSVLSNQYSVEEVLRESYIDNLQLFTSGPIPPNPSEMIGSNRMKRLIEKLEDQYDVIMFDTPPVLAVTDALIVSSLCDGVLLVVNSGKVKKELVKKTKAALEHVNARILGAILNNIKNVAVPVGYGEK; encoded by the coding sequence ATGTCGCGGCTAACCAATGAAAATAACAGTCTGGTGACCTATTTCAACTCCAAATCTCAAATCTCGGAGGGATACCGTAAATTACGGACGAACATCCAGTTCTCCTCAATCGACAGTCATATCAAAAAAATCATGGTAGCTTCCGCTGAATCCGGCGAAGGCAAGACCACAACCATTAGCAACCTGGCGGTAACCTATGCCCAGGAAGGCAAAAAAGTTCTGCTGATCGATGCGGATCTGCGTAATCCTTCCTTGCATCAGGTGTTTTCCGTACCGAATCATATCGGTCTTAGTAGTGTGCTGTCTAATCAGTACAGTGTGGAAGAAGTGCTTAGAGAGAGCTACATCGACAATCTCCAATTATTCACTTCTGGCCCAATTCCACCGAACCCTTCCGAGATGATCGGTTCCAACCGGATGAAAAGGCTGATTGAGAAGTTAGAGGATCAATATGATGTCATCATGTTTGATACACCTCCGGTGCTTGCGGTAACGGATGCACTCATTGTGAGTTCGCTGTGTGATGGTGTGTTGCTGGTCGTGAACTCGGGCAAGGTCAAGAAGGAACTGGTGAAGAAGACCAAGGCTGCTCTGGAACATGTGAATGCACGGATCTTGGGCGCAATTCTGAACAATATCAAAAACGTTGCGGTTCCGGTGGGCTACGGAGAGAAGTAA
- the galU gene encoding UTP--glucose-1-phosphate uridylyltransferase GalU has product MKKVRKAIIPAAGLGTRFLPATKAMPKEMLPIVDKPTIQYIVEEAIASGIEDIIIVTGKGKRAIEDHFDNAFELEHNLLEKGKLGLLEEVRKSSNVDIHYIRQKEAKGLGHAVWCARNFIGDEPFAVLLGDDIVVSEVPCTKQLIDQYDQVQHSIVGVQTVLAEQTDRYGIVDPLQSDGRLTEVLRFVEKPAQGTAPSNLAIMGRYVLSPEIFEHLEQQEIGQGGEIQLTDAIQRLNETQGVYAYDFEGVRYDVGEKLGFILTTIDFALQKQELRIPMLQALQQILEKESVEHVAGGEFE; this is encoded by the coding sequence ATGAAAAAAGTGAGAAAAGCAATCATTCCTGCAGCTGGACTAGGTACACGATTTTTGCCAGCCACAAAAGCGATGCCCAAAGAAATGCTCCCTATTGTGGACAAACCAACTATACAGTATATCGTTGAGGAAGCCATTGCCTCTGGAATCGAAGACATCATCATCGTAACCGGTAAAGGGAAGCGGGCAATTGAAGATCATTTCGACAACGCTTTTGAATTGGAACATAACTTGCTGGAAAAAGGGAAGCTGGGCCTGCTTGAAGAGGTTCGCAAATCCTCTAACGTGGATATCCACTACATAAGACAAAAAGAGGCCAAAGGACTTGGTCATGCTGTCTGGTGTGCACGTAACTTTATCGGTGACGAACCTTTTGCCGTGTTGCTCGGAGATGACATCGTCGTATCGGAAGTTCCATGCACCAAACAATTGATTGATCAATATGATCAGGTTCAACATTCCATTGTTGGCGTACAAACCGTACTTGCTGAACAAACAGACAGATACGGCATTGTAGACCCGCTTCAATCGGATGGCCGTTTGACAGAGGTTCTCAGGTTCGTAGAGAAACCTGCCCAAGGCACAGCGCCTTCCAACCTGGCGATTATGGGGAGATACGTACTGAGTCCAGAGATTTTCGAACATCTGGAGCAACAAGAGATTGGTCAAGGGGGAGAGATTCAATTAACAGATGCGATTCAGCGTTTAAATGAGACACAAGGAGTGTATGCTTACGATTTCGAGGGAGTACGTTATGACGTGGGTGAGAAACTGGGATTCATTTTGACAACCATCGACTTCGCTCTGCAAAAACAGGAACTTAGAATTCCAATGCTGCAAGCTCTGCAACAGATTCTGGAAAAAGAGTCGGTAGAACATGTAGCCGGGGGGGAGTTTGAATGA